The genome window AGTTCATCTGCTTTCCATTCTCATTCACATGCCAAACGGTGAGCAGCCCAGCCAGTGGAGCACAACATGGATAATGTTTCCTGATAGTTTTACATCAGTGGCTTGTCATAAGCTTTTGCATGCATGTGTTTATTCAAATCCGGAACTGAGGTGAATCTTACAGGGGATAAAATGGTGGTTCTCTCAACATCACATTCAAGTTGTGGTGACAACCTAAAAACATGTCATTCGTGGGCACCACAACCTCCTGAGAAAAGCCCCACCTCATACCAACAAACAACCTGTAACGTTAGTTCCTAGACGACCTGTTAATGGGTAATCGACTGTCGCGACAACTCTACGTAATTCAACCCAAATTGCATCAACACatgtgcaaataaataaaaaacacagacaacacaAGACAGTTATGAATTTGGTGCACCTGACTAAGCTTGTATGTAGATTGCATTTTTTTGAAAACGCTCAATCCATGACTGACGCCCGTCCGCGCTCGAGCATCTCGCCGAACGAACGACGTTTACCAAAACAAAAAGCCATCAAGGCCTACTTTTAAAAACACGACATTTAAAATTCGCGATCAGAGTGAACGAAGACACACTTACCGGTCCTCTTCGCTTTAAAGTCACGTTCTTCCACAGGAGAAGGTGTAGCTGGTGAAGAAATCCCATTTTGGATGAGTTGGAGAATCGCGCCCGGTGAAGTGACAATTATGATCTATTCATCACAGTGTTGCTGATTTGAGATTGTCTGCACTTTGTCCTGCTCGGTGTGTGACAAAGCCAAACATCCTGTCATAAAAGGGCTGGGTTTGTTAGGACAAAATGCTCTTTTGGTAGCAGCAGATCTACTCGCATCTCATGAGCAGTGGGCGGGGAGATACTCCTGTCAGCTTCAGCCGAATGTAGTCCAGGGTATATAAACCTTTTTTACGGAAACTTAAAAACGAGCCGTGTCAAGTCGatcaaatgtgattttatgGTAATATAGTGGCCGCCTCAGCTGTATTCCTGATGCGCTGGCTGCAAATCCTCATCATTCTGCGACGGCTAGTTATTTATAGTAACTCCATCGATGTGGAAACATGTTTTAATCTCGCCAGGACCTTTATTTGTGGGATTGAGAAAATCCTCACTGGCAGATGTCATGAATGGACAGACTCAGGCAGGCGCACATCTGCGGCTGCCGCGGATTGCGTTGAAGGTTGTGGTGTTCGATCGCAGTACAATATGTTATTTATAACAGCCGAAAAGAGTTGATGGTGATAAAAGCGAACAGCACCCTCTGCAGATCAACACTCGATCAGTGGTGTTTTATTCAGTAGGATAACGCAACTCCTACAAGCAAcaatttgtaaaacaaaatatctgTAACACATAATTAAACCAGTTTTAAGGTCAGTCCCACTGCGAGTATTACCTGCAATAGTAATGTTGGATGACTCATCTCAATGTAAAGGTTTAAAAgctatttcacacaaaatgtcAAGTGCTTATTTTTCTTCCTAACAGATGGTCTTTTTcccagtttttatgtttataatctaTACGCAGATTTGTCAATCTCGTTTTTCAATGCTTATACATTTAGCTCGACCTAGTGGCTCCAAGTAGGATATTACATGGCTTTTCAAATTTGATTCTTTCAATAAGAGATCACAGCTTTCATCTCACATTACGTAGATTATGTAGACTCACATTACGTAGATGATCGACATTTATTAGCATTTGTGTTGATCATTAAAACGGTGAGGATGAAGATTATTTGACAAACTACAGCTGTAAGAATCTGTACACAGCACTGTATATATCCGGTGTGGGCTACAGAGCAGGTTGTGGTTTCAACACTGCCAAAGTATAAACACAATAACTAATGAGTTGTTGGTGACTCGTTTCTTAACCTGGTGCTGTATTTCTTCGTCTGTACATAGAAAGactatatttttacaaatggggaatatgtatttatgtgtCAGTGTTGACTGTTGATGTGATCTCTGAAACACCAGCCAACAACGGTAAGAAGGAAAGATGTTGCCATTTCGATATCCTGTCAACAACCCACCAATGTCTTTCACTATATGGCAACTATGGGacagatcattttaataaaaacacatataaatTCTAAACTCCCAAactatatatatagattttggCTATCTGTTTCATAAAttacaaacattacattaatattaGGAGGAAAAACAAGCTGTACCCTGTGCACATTAAAATACTTCTTCCAAAAGCTAAATCCACTtccttaaatttacattttagaatgaTTCCCATTAAATTTAATCTACATATTTGTAATGATAATTGAatcatgtcatttaaacatCAGCTCCTTTTCCTCAAGCACAGCCCCCGCATCATCTACACGCTTCACCCGCTCCTACACACTAAACTTTCAACTCATggactacatttcccatcatgcactgcACAGCTCTGCCATCATTTGATTACCCCACACCtgactttcatttcatttcactATACCTGAACCTCATCCCACACAGTCTATTTATACTCACccttttttttttgttactcGTCCAGTCTTAATGTATTTTGCTCAGCATATACATTATCTTGGACTGTCTTTGTAAACGTAAACGTAAACGTAAACGTAAACGTAAACGTAAACGTAAACGTAAACGTAAACGTAGACTTTAATCTTCTCAGTGGATGTTATTGGACAGTAGATGGATTCTGTTTTACCCGTTTAAACCTGTGGAttattattttggatttattCAATTCCCTTTGAATGTTTCCCTTGTTTGCCTGGATTCATTATATCATCACCATTGACATTCTAGTTTAGTTGTGGCATCGTTATCTTATTGTTACAATCATATTCTATTTACATTATGGCTTTTAGCCTTAACTTTCTTTCGCTGAAAACCTGTcccactttattaaaaaaagttcaacCATAATAACCACATTGAATTTATAGTGTTTACATTTAGGAAAGTaccattacaataaaataaaaattaactcACTTGAGGGAAAAGCATAAAAATGTTGAGTAAGTGTTCATCTGTGTTTCATCACAAATCTACCAAACACTGATTGTCAGCATGTGGTTGGTTAATATCTCTGTGGCAATCTTGCTTGTTCTGTGCCAAAGAGGTTTGTGTAGATTGAATCTTAACTCTCCATTTGTCACATTTTACTTCAGTGATGTAAATTTTTGGAAACCttgtaaaaaatgtgtgattcGTAAAAGGACAATAAGTGAGGGACATGAAGGTGGAGCAAGACTAGATACATTCTCTTGATTTATATTGTTCACGCACTGAGCGGTGGCACTCTGCATTCACACATGCACATCTTTGACTTCCTTGTTCTTGAGACATTTgcgtactctctctctctcgaccCTAAGCAAGTATATCTCTTGACTATGCTTATTTATATGCTTACTTTCAATGTGAATTATTTGCTTATAGTGAAGTTAAAACTACGATTAGGctattaaaataactttttttaaataaattcttttATGAAGTATTTGTgctattttcttatttttttcttgtatttggAGAACAAACCAaagttttgattaaatgttggCAAGTTTACACCATTACTTTGAACTTTATTTCATAcgcatttgaatttttttatagacCTCAACAACTTTAGCCAACCTAACAATTTAATGCCTCGTAAAGGGCCTCATTGAAAACATACAGCTTTCAATTGTAGTCACTGTTCTTAACAGAATAAGAAACAATTACTTTGCTGTCTAAAATGTTTGACCAATTCTACTTTGTCTTTACAGCATTTGTACCATGggatttattaaacaacttGGTCGTCCTCTATACTGTGTGTTTGCCTTTTTACTTCTTTATAATTTCTTATCCCAAAGAAAAGCACTGCTATTCTTAATTCAATTCAGCAGCAGCCCTACCAAAATTGTCCAACAGAACATCACCATCCTCCTGTGGAACTGGCCATTTGGAATCCCCTACAGACTTGATAGAGATGTGTGTTTGGATAAATATGGAATTCCAAGATGCTTTCTGGAGGATAACCGATCCCTTGTCACTCAAGCAGATGTTGTGGTGTTCCACCACCATGAACTCTGGACTGGACGCTCCAAACTTCCTCTCCACCTCTCCCGTCGGCCTTTGCAGAAGTGGGTTTGGTTGTCATTGGAACCTCCTGTGAACAACCACAACCTCAGCAACTACAATGGCTTATTCAACTGGACCATGAGTTATCGACGTGACGCGGACATATTCGTGCCATATGGAGAGCTTGTTTCGAAAAACACCAATGACACATACATCATTCCTAAAAAGGGAAACTGCCTGATTGCCTGGGTGGTTAGCAGATACAAGGCCAGTCAGAATCGCTCTCTAGTTTTCCAGAATCTTTCGAAACACGTTCCATCTAAACTAATAGAAGTATATGGTAACTGGCCTAAGCGACCACTGTCCAACAACAACCTGCTGTCCACTATATCTCGATGCTACTTCTACCTTGCTTTTGAAAACTCTATATCAACAGACTACATCACTGAGAAGTTGTGGAGAAACTCCTTTCAAGCGGGAATTGTGCCGGTGGTGCTCGGCCCACCCAGGAACGTTTATGAGCTTTCAATTCCTAGGGAGTcgttcattcatgtaaatgacTTCAACAGCACTAAGGCACTGGCTACCTATATAAGTCAAGTTTCCATGAATAGAGAGCGTTATGAATCTTATTTTAGATGGCACCGTCACTATAATGTTAAAACCTACATAGAttggagagagagactgtgtaATATTTGCAAGCGTTATCATCAGTTATCTAAGCACAAGAAAGTGTACAATGATCTGTATAGCTGGGTCAACAGGTAACACTACTTATGGCAAATAGTTTAGGctattacttattttattaaatgtgtctaGTTATCTCAAAAAAAGCTTCTTATTTGCAACCTCAAGACAAAATTTAAGCATCAATCAGGATATTTGTGGGCCTATTTTGGCAATACGATAATGTGTCAGAAAACACCTTTATGATATGCATATTCGCTTCCTTCAGAATGGTCTTAATTCTCTTCAGTTCTCCTATTGTTTCTCTTATACAAAACTATcaatgtcttctttttttgttagttttttaaaGGCATGCTTAGTTTCTCAACCATTTGTTAAGACTGAGCAATACCGCACACTAAACCTGCCCCCATGATGCAAGGGTGGGGTACTCTCAGATtgaaaataactgtcaacagAAAACCAAAATGAGTCACACCTCACTTTTGTAGATGTGAGGTGCTGGTTAttatggaggaccaggagagtctTGTGTAAAGtattaaagcatttcattgtttaataactaattctacaataaaaataggcattcatccatttgtttttaacttcattttttaattcaaatataattaGGCgaaatgataaaatcatttattatatactgttttaatgggcaataaaaagcgtgattttaaaaataattaataaatgaaatattaatccatcaataaatacttcaaattaaaaagggacttttaagactcaacataaaacacaaaataaatacatcattttaaagcgcattaatgaattcctttataaatagtggaatttcaaaatctatttgaaaatgcgatttaacaaaatgaataaatcattggatttacaaattaaactaggaATACAAATTTTATTCCGTCATTTAATAGACTATTTCTTTAATCATTTGCATTTCCAATTCCCCGCTGCCTTTCCTTTTCCGATTTGCCATTCGATTAGcttagtcatttagcttttccatttagcatctctatttaccatttccatgacactctggggccttgcatgGCTAAAATGAGGTTAAACAATTCAAATTAGCTACGGAGAGAGACATgttacaagctctctgattggctagctCCTTGTACGTCATGTtagatgagcaatggagaagagaggatagtctgttgtggtgatgggaagttcggatcattttattgactcggACCATTGAGTCTCGTTCAGCAAAATTAACGAATCTTTTTTCAAGTCATATCGTTCCTTTCGTTCATTTTagcaaagtataattaaaatgttacatgcCTAACAAATCTACTACTTATGCAAATTAAACCATTTTGTctatcaacaaacaaacactaggGCTGACTATTCACCCGTTTGTTAGGAAGGTTGTAAATTAGCTAATTTCCCTGTCCATAGCTGTCACATCACATTACAAAAAAccgaacgactcgaacccgaagactcgaggtgaactaatcaattctctttccggctctgccTGCAATTGTTTAGAGTGCAGggatgtcacgtgatgaacgaacgactcgaacccgaagactcgagtggtgaactaatcaattctctttccggctctgattgcatttgttaaacgtcCGGAGCGAGGTGcgcaatgcgcatgcgcgactgAACGAATCACTTCCCAAGACGACTCGTTCTTCCCGAGTCACGTGTAACCAGCGCGTTATCAGCACCAGTTTATTCTTTAACAGAAATTATAGAAAATTAAATTTATTATTAGAACAAGTTAGAACGTTCATACTGCACGTGGAATCAGCAGTGCTGCGGTCATTTTGGgccgagtctatttatgatgcgatgcttacgCGCAGTTAACGTGACATAAGTTACGGTGCTTAATGCCAAAATGCTTTTGGATTCACGCGAGATTTgagttttaccattaaagcatgtaaatgatgtctgttgtgttttaatccGCCTATATTGTCatgaaaccgcaaacacacaccatggtgtgtacTTTAAATGCATACATTAGATGCTACTGTGTACTGTCTATGAGGGACATTTTCTCGCGTTACGTTTCCTACGGTCTGCTCGTGAGCAGTGGCCCACCGGTACTGAGGGAAGCAACTGCATCatgctgtcaatcaaaaccAAGCAAATCCTTTTAACAATGTATCAAAATCAGTTGTATTATCTATATAATCCGGAAAATCTTTAATTCGCGTGTTTTAAACAAGATCCGAGCACACTGTTCTAGTGGTACAGGCAGTAAATAACAAACACGTCTACTTCTACTCGCATCATTTCGTAGTCAAATTCCAGTTACGCGGCCAACGCATTTTAAAATGGATAAGTATATAGACACGCCTGAAGCGAGTGCGAGCAACCGATGGTGAGCACTTCGGCAAGTAGAGAAAGCGGCGCCTCCTGCATTTCCCACGAGTTTTAGACGTTAATGGGCCTTAAAAACCCAAGCATTTCGGTCTAAAAAGGATCGCTACTCTTGGAAAAAATGTCCCTCATAGACAGTGCACAGTAGCATCTAATGTATGCATAgtacacaccatggtgtgtgtttgcggtttcatGAAGAGGATAATATCGGCggattaaaacacaacagacatcagttacatgctttaatggtaaaacttAAATTTCGCGTGAATCCAAAAGCATTTTGGCCATAAGCACCGTAACTTATGTCACGTTAACTGCGcgtaagcatcgcatcataaatagactcggcCCCAAAATGACCGCAGCACTACTGCTTCCACGTGCAGTATGAACGTTCTAACATGTTCTAATAATAAATTTAATTTTCTATAATTTCTGTTAGAGAATAAGCTGGTGCTGATAACGCGCTGGTTACACGTGTAGTAggtgaacaacagactatcctctcttctccattgctcatctaACATGACATACAAGGagctagccaatcagagagcttgtaacatgtctctctccatagctaatttgcattgtttaacctcgttTTAGCcatgcaaggccccagagtgtcatggaaatggtaaatagagatgctaaatggaaaagctaaatgactaagCTAATCGAATGGCAAATCGGAAAAGGAAAGGCAGcggggaaatggaaatgcaaatggtAAAAGAAATAGTCTATTAAATGACGgaataaaaattgtattcctagtttaatttgtaaatccaatgaGTTATTCCTCATTTTTAATCGCATtttcaaatagattttgaaattccactatttataaaggaattcattaatgcactttaaaattatttatttattttgtgttttatgttgagttttaaaagtccctttttaatttgaagtatttattgatggattaatatttcatttattaattatttttacaatcacgctttttattgcccattaaaacactatataataaatgattttatcatttcGCCTATTTATATTcgaattaaaaaatgaagataaaaacaaatggattaatgcctatttttattgtagaattagttatcaaacaattaaatgctttattactttacacaagactctcctggtcctccgCAGTTTATATGCCAGGGTTTTGGTtggtattaaaatacataactgtTAAAAACAGCATTGTTTTGGCGTCATTTACCAGAATGTCCATTTAAAGCATCATGTATTAACCACACCATAAGTGAAGAGAAACTTTTAAGTTTTTAGCAGTAACACTGTAAGGCTGCAGTTCACTTGCCCGGAGAGAAAACAGCAAGCCAATGTttggcttaaagggatactccaccaaaaaaaaaaaaatattatgaattactcactctctagtttttccaaatctgtttaaatttctttgttcggttgaccacaaagaaagatatttggaaaaatgtaagcaaTTGACAATTCTGGGGCATCATCGATACCATGGTTGAAAAAATATTCtaccttttttgttctgttgaacacaaaagaagatattttaagtaaatgGTTCTGAGGCACAtttgacaaacatttattttttcttatatggTAGTCACTGATTCCGCAGAATTGTCAGAATCTTTCTTACATTTGGGTGAAtacatattgtttaaaataaccttTATGGTACATAATAACAAGGTatttaaaataagtgttttttcAGCTCCAACATTGTGTGTTGTTGCTTAAATTCTTATGAAACTGATAACGGATGTCTTGACATCAGAAAAAGAGGACGGGTCTCACATCCTCTTTAACAATAAAGCATCTTGAGCAGGCTGTTTGTGGTTTCCTATAGTGAACCTTCCAGAAACGTTTACTGTAGGAAGGATACTATTCAAAAGAACTATGTGTGATGCTTTTTGACAGGTTGGATTTCACACCTAAAATGTGTGAAGGGCAAATTTCTTATTCtttggaaaaacacaaacatttaagttTCATTAGGTTACAGCAATGATACAATAGTGTGACATATTGAATATAAAAAGctttgacagaaaaaaaatcattggtaGAACTGTTGCTCATTTGTTTAACACTTTTTAATCCTCCTTCATTTTGTCATTGTCTTGGCCACACAGAAAATATGCTGCATGTTATTTTGTGGGAATCAAACTTCTGATGTTGGCACTGCTTCCACAATGCTTAGTTACAACAACCAATGCTGCAGGAACAACAACCAGTTTGTCGGTCAGCCTAACTTCCTGGGATATTTTGGAGGATCAATAACCTAAATGAAGTGTTTCAGTATCATGGACCTAAATTAGCCCCAACGTGACATTTTTCCAAGTTATACCACTATAATGTGGTTTTACTCATTCCAGACTTGAGACAGGCTCCAGCATTCTCATGAACAGCAAGACTCAACAGATGATgttcagaaatatatttgaGCACGACATGCACAAACAATGTTCTCTAATTTggtataattattattgtttagatCAATTTGGCTCCAAATGACGCCTGTTCAATTTCAGTGTGTGATGTCCCCACATTTGATCCACGAATCGAGTGTGCACGCTCCATTATCTTTTCTGTATCTGGATATTTGGTCGATTGTCGATTACTTACGCCTGCGGTGTACAGCAATGGCTGACAGCACGGACCGAACAGCATCTTCCAAACAAGAGGAATTTTACAACTATCGGGAAAGGATTAAATGCTCTCCTGAGGAGGAGGCGAGATCAGAGAAACAGCATTTTTGGAATGTCATCAATGCGTTCAAATATTATAGGTAACAACGATTACTTAAGCATCAAAAGTACGACGTGAAATGGTTTACTGTTGTAGAATTATGAAAATCTAAATAGATCCGTTTTTCTGATACCCCGATATTTTAAGAGTTAcgatatttatttaacatttatttgatatttgtatatattcCGAAACTGAAtctatattcattcattttatatatgtttacCTCTCGCTGTTTCAGAACTCACGTTCACGAACGGGTAAATCGAGCCGAGAGGCATTTCCGATGCCTTCCAGATCACCACCAGAAACTTTTGCCAAACTTCCTTCCCAACCTGTCTAAAATCCGCTACTGTATTGACCGAAACCAGGAGGTGCTGCAGGCCGTAGTGCACAACTGCATCCATATGTTTGAGAACATGGAATATGGAGAGGATGTAGGTGGCATGCCCTGGCAGTAGGTCTTACATTTGATAATTATTGTATTGCTGTAACTGCtgctttttcttttgttgttacTTTATAATTGTGGCTTTAATGTACAATAGGACTGCAAATTGAGCACTTGAATTATAAAGTGTCATGAGTGCATTCAACTTTTGTCTTTAGAGCTTTTTAAAGGAAGACCCAAGAAAAATACGGCCTGCCTCGACTTTTGACATGGACAAGCTCAAGTCCACTATTAAGCAGTTTGTTCGTGACTGGAGTGAAGCAGGGAAGGCTGAAAGGGACACCTGCTATAAACCACTTATAGACGAAATCCAGAGACTGTTTCCTCCTGACCAGTGGTAAATATGGCCATTCGGTGGACTTTTAGCTGGAATGTGAGATAGACAAGAAATGTGTCTTAATGCAGAAACACTTAAGTCAGATATTGTTAACAAAATTATAAgcaaaaaaatgttctttaatgtTTAAGGACCTGAAATTAACGTCTCTCTGCAGTGATGTGTCTCAAATAAGAGTGTTGGTGCCAGGAGCAGGTCTAGGTCGGCTGGCATGGGAGATTGCTCATCGGGGCTATTCGTGCCAAGGAAACGAGTGGAGCTTCTTCATGCTCTTCTCCTCTAATTTTGTTCTGAATAggtataaacatttttatcttcAGAGCAAGAGAACAGGCCtaaagtgtattttttaatgtatctATATTAGTTTTTTCTGTTTCCCTCTGGATCctaataacataataatttaaacattcCTGTTTCAAGGAAACAACCCTATTACTTTTGGTgacataaagaaatgtaaagtatatttaaactgttgtaccTCACCTTGAGGACAGGACACGTGTTGTACACATATACATTGTGTTGAATAAACCTTTTGAGAATGAGAAATAACTTCATGACGTCATGACTTCCGGGccattccagcgttatggacgtgacataaaaatgctcagagaataaATTTGTTACggttatattgaaccatctgtttatattttactgaacccttgttgatagagtctaaacatgaagaaatgtcagtctatgaaaaaaatatatatttaaaaaaaaaagggaa of Triplophysa dalaica isolate WHDGS20190420 chromosome 4, ASM1584641v1, whole genome shotgun sequence contains these proteins:
- the LOC130418785 gene encoding alpha-(1,3)-fucosyltransferase 7, translated to MGFIKQLGRPLYCVFAFLLLYNFLSQRKALLFLIQFSSSPTKIVQQNITILLWNWPFGIPYRLDRDVCLDKYGIPRCFLEDNRSLVTQADVVVFHHHELWTGRSKLPLHLSRRPLQKWVWLSLEPPVNNHNLSNYNGLFNWTMSYRRDADIFVPYGELVSKNTNDTYIIPKKGNCLIAWVVSRYKASQNRSLVFQNLSKHVPSKLIEVYGNWPKRPLSNNNLLSTISRCYFYLAFENSISTDYITEKLWRNSFQAGIVPVVLGPPRNVYELSIPRESFIHVNDFNSTKALATYISQVSMNRERYESYFRWHRHYNVKTYIDWRERLCNICKRYHQLSKHKKVYNDLYSWVNR
- the carnmt1 gene encoding carnosine N-methyltransferase; protein product: MADSTDRTASSKQEEFYNYRERIKCSPEEEARSEKQHFWNVINAFKYYRTHVHERVNRAERHFRCLPDHHQKLLPNFLPNLSKIRYCIDRNQEVLQAVVHNCIHMFENMEYGEDSFLKEDPRKIRPASTFDMDKLKSTIKQFVRDWSEAGKAERDTCYKPLIDEIQRLFPPDQCDVSQIRVLVPGAGLGRLAWEIAHRGYSCQGNEWSFFMLFSSNFVLNRCDEENTLTLYPWIHQFSNNKMSSDQTRPVSFPDINPQSLPEDSDFSMVAGDFQEVYTDPDIWDCVATCFFIDTAHNVLDYIETIWNILKPGGVWMNLGPLLYHYENMANELSIELSYEDIKAAILKYGFELEMERDSVSSTYTENDRSMLKYLYDSVFFIVRKPVDQLINGDQTPKDSQIEDSFYTGNTEGKKT